One genomic region from Thalassotalea sp. PS06 encodes:
- a CDS encoding DUF3718 domain-containing protein translates to MRNVISMVIGAALALGLATSQAAEYEFIAADNSVETKTCVYAAADDLQGLKKQVRRSYDNNVRYMSQLLRCNDQDINTFAHTYGAEGTAGYLNNRVSAAYRVDESIEIIDVSKADSTNQGKVTVYVMSK, encoded by the coding sequence ATGAGAAATGTTATTTCAATGGTCATAGGTGCCGCTCTTGCGCTAGGTTTAGCAACCAGCCAGGCCGCAGAGTATGAGTTTATTGCTGCCGATAATTCCGTGGAAACTAAAACATGTGTTTACGCAGCAGCGGATGATTTACAGGGATTGAAAAAACAAGTGCGACGTTCTTACGATAATAATGTTCGTTATATGAGCCAGCTGCTTAGGTGCAATGACCAGGATATCAATACGTTTGCACACACCTACGGCGCTGAAGGCACTGCAGGTTATTTGAATAATAGGGTATCAGCAGCATACCGGGTTGATGAGTCAATAGAAATCATTGATGTCAGCAAAGCTGATTCAACAAACCAAGGAAAGGTTACTGTTTATGTGATGAGTAAATAG
- a CDS encoding TIGR04219 family outer membrane beta-barrel protein: MKKLALATTLALSSFFAQADTIAGVYIGGQVWDMEAEGSFGSSEQLQAFELEDDKKSSYWAALEHPIPLLPNLKLRQNELDTMGMADVEDFAFGDRVYNGDTLVDAELDHLDVIMYYELFDNSIFSIDFGLNFKYAEYSVSVSANDPNPIFTEETVDYNGVIPMVYLATEVGILGTDLDVFAEGSWIGFDDHNVYDAMAGLKYSFVDNIIVDLDIRLGYRTMKFDIQDLDNMYVDAQFDGAFAGIEFHF; the protein is encoded by the coding sequence ATGAAAAAACTCGCCTTAGCAACAACGTTAGCCCTCAGTTCGTTTTTCGCCCAGGCCGATACTATCGCCGGTGTTTACATTGGTGGTCAGGTTTGGGATATGGAAGCAGAAGGTAGCTTTGGAAGCTCCGAGCAATTACAAGCCTTTGAATTGGAGGATGATAAAAAGTCCAGTTACTGGGCAGCATTAGAACATCCAATCCCTTTACTACCTAACCTGAAACTACGTCAGAATGAATTAGATACCATGGGTATGGCTGATGTCGAAGATTTTGCATTCGGCGACAGAGTATATAACGGCGATACGCTGGTTGATGCGGAATTAGACCACCTTGACGTAATCATGTATTACGAGCTATTCGATAATTCAATTTTCAGCATCGATTTCGGTCTGAACTTTAAGTACGCTGAATACTCAGTTTCGGTAAGTGCCAACGATCCGAATCCAATTTTCACCGAAGAGACCGTTGACTACAACGGTGTTATCCCTATGGTTTACCTGGCCACTGAAGTTGGCATTTTAGGTACTGATCTTGATGTATTCGCCGAGGGTTCCTGGATTGGTTTTGACGACCATAATGTCTATGACGCCATGGCCGGTTTGAAATACTCATTTGTAGACAACATCATTGTCGATCTTGATATTCGTCTTGGTTACCGTACGATGAAATTTGATATCCAGGATTTAGACAATATGTATGTAGACGCCCAGTTTGATGGCGCCTTTGCCGGAATCGAATTCCATTTCTAA
- a CDS encoding UPF0149 family protein, whose product MTLTKQITFTQLQAFLGGENLQTHASEIHGFLTGILCAGHSHENSDYMPLLEDFFNNGEHLSKATERQMTVLFGEIVQSIIDENFSFQLLLPDDEESIIERGQAISLWVQGFNLGFGLKQKQSSSYSEDVQEIIRDFADIANLSNDLEEDEETEEAYFEILEYVRISSLLCFAELGDKPATETPKILH is encoded by the coding sequence ATGACATTAACTAAGCAAATTACATTTACTCAACTCCAGGCTTTTTTAGGCGGCGAAAACCTGCAAACCCATGCTTCGGAAATACACGGTTTCCTAACCGGTATTTTATGCGCAGGACACTCTCATGAAAACAGCGATTACATGCCACTTCTTGAAGATTTTTTTAACAATGGGGAGCACCTGTCAAAAGCTACTGAACGGCAGATGACGGTGCTGTTCGGTGAAATCGTACAATCGATTATTGATGAAAATTTCAGTTTCCAACTTTTATTGCCGGACGATGAAGAATCCATTATTGAACGTGGCCAGGCAATCAGCTTATGGGTACAGGGGTTTAATCTTGGATTTGGCTTAAAGCAAAAACAAAGCAGCAGCTATTCGGAAGATGTGCAGGAAATCATCCGTGACTTTGCTGACATCGCCAATTTGTCCAACGACCTTGAAGAAGACGAAGAAACCGAAGAAGCCTATTTTGAAATTCTTGAGTATGTTCGTATTTCATCTCTATTGTGTTTCGCTGAACTGGGAGACAAACCTGCTACCGAAACGCCAAAAATTCTGCATTAA
- a CDS encoding DUF3718 domain-containing protein has protein sequence MKILTSMVTAGFLIASANTQALEYRFVATDNSPATRACVSAASDDVSELKKTVNRSFNSNADLMSLTVLCNDQDINAFAHAYGAVETGNYLNRVVPRKMRIDDSVEIIDVSAYVPNVEGGVTIYVAGK, from the coding sequence ATGAAAATATTAACGTCAATGGTAACGGCTGGGTTTTTAATTGCATCAGCCAATACTCAGGCTCTGGAGTACCGATTTGTGGCAACTGACAATTCACCAGCAACGCGAGCGTGTGTGTCTGCAGCAAGTGACGACGTAAGCGAATTGAAGAAAACCGTAAATCGTTCATTCAATAGCAATGCAGATTTGATGAGTTTGACTGTTTTATGTAATGACCAGGATATTAATGCGTTTGCCCATGCATATGGTGCGGTTGAAACTGGCAACTATTTGAATCGGGTGGTACCAAGAAAAATGAGAATTGATGACTCAGTAGAAATTATCGATGTCAGTGCTTATGTTCCTAATGTAGAGGGGGGCGTTACTATCTACGTGGCAGGAAAGTAA
- the pepP gene encoding Xaa-Pro aminopeptidase: MNKTHIDLTEYQQRRNRLLAQMPANSVALIPAAKEVTRSRDTEFLFCQDKDFFYLSGFHEPDALLVLVKGDASDTAEQVAANVDVNESILFCRDKDPQAEVWQGRRVGPEAAQDEYGLQHTYGLSELEQVLPMYINAQQSLFFAQGQDKTFDEMIFAILDILRNGVKQGFSAPASLHDIRPMLAEMRLIKSDAELDIMRSANEISGNAHQRAMKFTKPGKFEYQVEAEILHEFASNGARTAAYGSIVGGGENATILHYTDNQDVLLDGELLLIDAGAELCGYAADITRTFPVNGKFSDEQAALYNLVLESQLAAIATIKPGSNFAIANDAANEVLTRGLHQLGILSGDIDELVAENACKQYFIHGLGHWLGLDVHDVGDYQMDENRRQLRSFEPGMVMTIEPGLYIDAEADVEERWKGIGIRIEDNILVTANGHENLTVNAPKTIAEIESLMAG, translated from the coding sequence ATGAACAAAACTCACATCGATTTGACCGAATATCAACAACGTCGAAACCGTTTGCTAGCGCAAATGCCTGCAAATTCAGTGGCACTCATTCCCGCTGCCAAAGAAGTTACCCGTTCCCGGGATACCGAATTTTTATTCTGCCAGGATAAAGACTTTTTCTACCTAAGTGGCTTTCATGAGCCAGACGCCTTATTGGTATTGGTAAAAGGCGACGCTTCTGATACCGCAGAACAGGTTGCGGCCAATGTCGACGTGAACGAAAGTATTTTATTCTGCCGCGATAAAGATCCGCAGGCGGAAGTCTGGCAAGGTCGTCGCGTCGGCCCGGAAGCTGCACAAGACGAATATGGGTTGCAACACACATACGGATTATCAGAACTGGAACAGGTTCTGCCAATGTATATCAATGCTCAACAGTCGCTGTTCTTTGCCCAAGGCCAGGATAAGACCTTTGATGAGATGATTTTTGCGATTCTCGATATCCTCAGAAATGGCGTCAAACAAGGCTTTTCTGCGCCCGCTAGTTTGCACGATATTCGTCCGATGCTTGCTGAGATGCGTCTGATCAAATCAGATGCTGAGTTAGACATTATGCGCAGCGCCAATGAAATTTCTGGCAATGCCCATCAGCGAGCGATGAAATTTACCAAACCGGGTAAATTTGAATATCAGGTGGAAGCGGAAATTCTCCACGAATTTGCCAGCAATGGCGCCCGAACAGCCGCTTATGGCTCGATTGTCGGTGGCGGCGAAAATGCCACAATCCTGCATTACACGGATAACCAGGATGTATTGCTTGATGGTGAGTTACTATTGATTGACGCCGGCGCTGAGCTTTGTGGCTATGCCGCCGATATCACTCGTACGTTCCCAGTAAATGGCAAGTTCAGTGATGAACAGGCAGCGCTTTATAATCTGGTATTGGAATCCCAGTTAGCTGCTATCGCCACCATTAAACCGGGCAGTAATTTTGCCATTGCTAACGATGCCGCCAATGAGGTGTTGACCAGAGGTTTGCATCAGCTTGGTATCTTATCCGGTGATATTGATGAGTTGGTTGCCGAAAATGCCTGTAAGCAGTATTTCATTCATGGGCTTGGCCACTGGCTGGGGCTGGATGTGCATGATGTTGGCGATTATCAGATGGATGAAAACCGTCGCCAGTTACGTAGCTTTGAACCGGGTATGGTTATGACCATTGAACCGGGCTTATATATCGATGCAGAAGCCGATGTTGAAGAGCGCTGGAAAGGTATCGGGATTCGTATTGAAGATAATATTCTGGTAACGGCAAATGGCCATGAGAATCTGACGGTAAATGCACCAAAAACGATTGCCGAAATTGAATCGCTAATGGCTGGTTAA
- the folM gene encoding dihydromonapterin reductase, which yields MTTPNMIITGAGKRFGFHLAKAYQQKGFQVYVSYRSHRPQIDELREFGVNCFQADFQSDEDIHGFAAHIEKHCSNVRALVHNASDWLPDNNDLPPAETLARMLQVHVQAPYQLTHRLTPLLKASKTELGQCADLIHMTDYIVDTGSKKHMAYAASKAALANMTLSFASLLAPDVKVNSIAPALLKFNDYDDQTYRLKTLKKSAMQIEPGWQEGIATVDYLLQSVYMTGRTLHLDGGRNVV from the coding sequence ATGACAACTCCTAACATGATTATAACCGGCGCCGGCAAGCGTTTCGGTTTTCATTTGGCGAAAGCCTACCAACAAAAAGGTTTCCAGGTATATGTCAGCTACCGTAGTCATCGTCCACAAATCGACGAGCTACGGGAATTCGGTGTAAACTGCTTTCAGGCTGACTTTCAAAGCGATGAGGATATACATGGTTTTGCCGCTCATATCGAAAAACACTGCAGCAATGTTCGCGCGCTAGTACACAACGCCTCGGACTGGTTACCTGACAACAACGATTTGCCACCTGCTGAAACCTTAGCTCGAATGCTGCAGGTACATGTACAGGCTCCCTATCAGCTTACACATCGCCTGACACCACTGCTTAAGGCAAGTAAAACCGAGCTCGGCCAGTGTGCCGACTTGATCCACATGACTGATTACATCGTAGACACAGGAAGCAAAAAGCATATGGCTTATGCAGCCAGTAAAGCGGCTCTGGCCAACATGACGCTGTCATTTGCCAGTTTGCTTGCACCCGATGTGAAGGTAAATAGTATCGCACCGGCGCTACTTAAGTTTAACGATTACGACGATCAAACCTATCGCCTGAAGACTTTGAAAAAGTCAGCGATGCAAATAGAACCGGGATGGCAGGAAGGCATCGCCACTGTCGACTATTTACTGCAGAGTGTCTATATGACCGGCCGTACCCTACACTTAGATGGTGGCAGGAACGTCGTTTAA
- the ubiH gene encoding 2-octaprenyl-6-methoxyphenyl hydroxylase: MTNTKTHYDIIISGGGLTGAAMALSLFSKSCKPLRIAIVDSADKQQASGGFDERVIALSYGSAEYLQQLGAWTNLKNDACAIKNIHVSDRSYYGKARIDSQDYQLDALGYVAPLQSIASSLYAQLQVSVSKDSVIDEYFANGIESIDWQRNQVNVELQQGLQLSAELLLACDGGHSKCRQLAKIDTQSKDYGQVAIVANVKTALPHQHKAFERFSETGPIAMLPMTDNRCSLVWTLSPQQAQDHMALTDEEFADTLQAAFGDWLGPFTKIGKRQSFGLKLVHAKQITQHRMALLGNACHTLHPIAGQGFNLSIRDVACMSSLVSQALKNGEDLGEFALLNAYQQQRMSDQKAIIQLTDALVHCFSNHYLPLVIGRNIGLKALNYMAGIKASLANTTMGHIGS; this comes from the coding sequence ATGACAAACACTAAGACACATTACGACATCATTATTTCCGGCGGCGGATTGACCGGCGCGGCGATGGCGCTGTCGTTGTTTTCAAAGTCTTGCAAACCGCTTCGTATCGCCATTGTTGACTCTGCGGATAAACAACAGGCTAGCGGCGGCTTTGATGAGCGGGTCATCGCCCTGTCTTATGGAAGCGCTGAATATTTGCAGCAACTTGGCGCATGGACCAACCTTAAAAACGATGCTTGTGCGATCAAAAATATCCATGTTTCTGACCGCAGTTATTATGGTAAAGCGCGAATTGACAGTCAGGATTACCAACTCGATGCGTTGGGGTATGTGGCGCCGCTACAATCGATTGCCAGCAGTCTTTATGCGCAGTTGCAGGTGTCTGTGAGCAAAGATTCGGTTATCGACGAATACTTCGCCAATGGTATTGAAAGCATTGACTGGCAGCGCAATCAGGTGAATGTTGAATTACAACAGGGGCTGCAGCTTTCTGCCGAGCTATTACTTGCCTGCGATGGCGGCCACTCGAAATGTCGGCAATTAGCAAAGATAGACACGCAAAGCAAAGACTATGGTCAGGTGGCGATTGTCGCAAACGTAAAAACCGCGTTGCCGCATCAACATAAAGCATTTGAACGCTTCAGTGAAACCGGGCCGATAGCTATGCTGCCGATGACCGACAACCGTTGTTCGCTGGTCTGGACCTTATCGCCACAGCAGGCGCAAGATCATATGGCGTTAACCGATGAAGAGTTCGCCGACACTTTACAAGCCGCTTTTGGTGATTGGTTGGGACCATTTACGAAAATCGGCAAACGCCAGAGTTTTGGGCTAAAACTGGTTCATGCTAAGCAAATCACTCAACATCGTATGGCCTTATTGGGCAACGCCTGCCATACCTTGCACCCCATTGCCGGGCAGGGTTTTAATCTATCGATTCGCGATGTTGCTTGTATGTCATCACTGGTGAGTCAGGCGTTAAAAAATGGCGAAGACTTGGGTGAGTTCGCACTGTTAAATGCCTACCAACAACAGCGAATGAGTGATCAAAAGGCCATCATTCAATTAACCGACGCTTTGGTACACTGTTTTTCTAATCACTATCTGCCGCTGGTTATTGGTCGAAATATTGGCCTCAAAGCATTAAATTATATGGCTGGGATAAAAGCATCCCTTGCCAATACGACGATGGGGCATATTGGAAGCTAA
- the rpiA gene encoding ribose-5-phosphate isomerase RpiA yields the protein MTQDEMKKAAAEAALAYVTPGSIVGVGTGSTVNFFIDALATMKNDIEGAVSSSEASTEKLKAHGIDVFDLNHVDVLDVYIDGADEITEHMHMIKGGGAALTREKIVAAVAKKFVCIADASKQVGVLGNFPLPVEVIPMARSYVARELVKLGGDPVYREGVVTDNGNVILDVHNMEILNPVELEAKINAIVGVVTNGLFADRGADVLILGTEQGAKVFA from the coding sequence ATGACTCAAGATGAAATGAAAAAAGCAGCTGCCGAGGCTGCTCTCGCTTATGTAACACCAGGCAGTATTGTTGGCGTCGGGACGGGGTCTACGGTCAATTTCTTTATCGATGCACTGGCGACCATGAAAAATGACATTGAGGGCGCCGTATCTAGCTCAGAAGCATCGACCGAAAAACTAAAAGCCCATGGCATTGACGTATTCGATTTAAACCACGTTGATGTTCTTGACGTGTATATCGATGGCGCTGATGAGATCACCGAACACATGCATATGATCAAAGGCGGTGGTGCGGCGTTAACCCGTGAAAAAATCGTTGCCGCGGTTGCGAAAAAATTCGTTTGTATTGCTGATGCCAGCAAACAGGTTGGGGTCTTAGGAAATTTCCCACTTCCCGTCGAAGTGATTCCAATGGCACGCAGTTATGTTGCCCGCGAACTGGTGAAACTTGGCGGCGATCCTGTTTACCGTGAAGGTGTGGTTACTGACAACGGTAACGTCATTCTTGATGTTCATAATATGGAAATTCTTAACCCGGTAGAGCTTGAAGCAAAAATCAATGCCATTGTCGGTGTGGTTACCAATGGGCTTTTCGCCGACCGCGGCGCTGATGTCTTGATTCTTGGTACCGAGCAAGGCGCCAAAGTATTTGCATAA
- the folX gene encoding dihydroneopterin triphosphate 2'-epimerase has product MTEARIDIINLRLRTYIGFNPEELTKQQDIVINAQIYYPASNACESDEEAQALNYKTITKKMIAHVEDGHFKLLEKLTADLLEITMEAPIVSHATVQVEKPHALRFADSVSLTLTGKRAG; this is encoded by the coding sequence ATGACAGAAGCACGCATCGACATTATTAATTTGAGATTGCGAACCTACATAGGTTTCAATCCGGAAGAGCTCACCAAGCAGCAGGACATCGTGATCAATGCGCAAATCTATTATCCTGCCAGCAATGCCTGTGAGTCCGACGAAGAAGCTCAGGCGTTAAACTATAAAACCATCACCAAGAAAATGATCGCCCACGTAGAAGATGGTCATTTCAAGCTGTTGGAAAAACTCACCGCCGATTTGTTGGAAATCACTATGGAGGCGCCAATTGTCAGTCACGCGACCGTGCAGGTAGAAAAGCCTCATGCGCTGCGCTTCGCCGATTCAGTTTCCCTTACCCTAACAGGCAAACGAGCAGGCTAA
- the folE gene encoding GTP cyclohydrolase I FolE, with protein MKSGSLKKPLSVVSKHDENAAGSGIGENISAEAARVRKALLETGIETPVSVPSESSKAFQLTDEEKLVRLESAFVEVLDILGLDRRDDSLQETPKRIAKMYLKEIFSGLNYSNFPKITLIENKMGNDEMIAVSDINVTSTCEHHFVTIDGFAKVAYIPNKTIIGLSKINRIVRFFSQRPQVQERLTQQILVALQTLLDTEHVAVTISAVHYCVKSRGVMDSTSSTTTTSLGGCFKSNPASRAEFLSS; from the coding sequence ATGAAATCAGGTTCGTTGAAAAAGCCCCTTTCGGTTGTTTCGAAGCATGATGAAAACGCTGCCGGCTCTGGCATCGGTGAGAACATCAGCGCTGAGGCCGCCAGGGTTCGCAAAGCACTGCTTGAGACAGGAATTGAAACACCAGTTTCGGTACCGAGCGAAAGCAGTAAAGCCTTTCAATTAACTGATGAAGAAAAGCTGGTCAGACTCGAATCAGCATTTGTTGAAGTACTCGACATTCTTGGCCTTGATCGCCGCGATGACAGCTTGCAGGAAACACCGAAACGCATTGCCAAAATGTACCTCAAAGAAATCTTCTCGGGCCTTAATTACAGTAATTTCCCGAAAATCACCCTGATTGAAAACAAGATGGGCAACGATGAAATGATTGCTGTTAGTGATATTAATGTCACCAGTACCTGCGAGCACCACTTTGTGACCATCGATGGGTTTGCGAAGGTAGCGTACATCCCCAACAAAACCATCATAGGTTTATCGAAGATTAACCGTATTGTTCGCTTTTTCTCACAGCGCCCGCAGGTTCAGGAGCGTTTAACCCAGCAGATTCTGGTGGCGTTACAAACCCTGCTTGATACGGAACATGTTGCGGTAACCATTAGCGCTGTGCATTACTGCGTAAAATCTCGCGGCGTTATGGATAGCACCTCTAGCACAACAACTACCTCACTTGGTGGCTGCTTCAAATCAAACCCCGCTTCTCGCGCGGAGTTTTTAAGCTCTTAA
- a CDS encoding UbiH/UbiF/VisC/COQ6 family ubiquinone biosynthesis hydroxylase, producing the protein MKRYDIAIVGGGIVGLAAALAICGRTRLQVVVIEPQPLPEKSETPKLRVSAINAASQEFFGELGVWQAMQQQRLQGYQQMHVWDKDGPGLLTFAEDGNTEDLGWIIENDVVRRALYERAEQQSGIDIITQPLSNIAVGDSEVFLSFEQQVPVLARLVIAADGGNSWVRRQLKLPMTFRDYDHQALVATVNVEKHHDNTAWQVFLDSGPLALLPLYDPALCSIVWSAPPEKVEYLKALSETEFNKAITGVTDGKLGLVTLQSERLSFPLKMQLVDNFVQQKVVLIGDAAHTIHPLAGQGVNLGLQDAKALAKTLEMVFSTQNPEQVFSQAKSQSLLNKKLGEFSRFRKAEATQMVVAMASIKQGFAVQQKLPKFIRGLGMRALNNLPLLKQQLVKKAMGK; encoded by the coding sequence ATGAAAAGATATGATATTGCAATTGTAGGTGGTGGCATTGTCGGGCTGGCAGCAGCGCTGGCAATATGCGGCCGTACCCGATTGCAGGTGGTAGTGATTGAACCACAACCTTTGCCGGAAAAGAGCGAAACCCCGAAGCTTCGGGTTAGCGCCATTAATGCCGCAAGTCAGGAATTTTTTGGCGAACTTGGTGTTTGGCAAGCAATGCAACAGCAACGCCTGCAAGGTTATCAGCAGATGCATGTCTGGGATAAAGATGGACCTGGTTTGCTGACCTTTGCAGAAGATGGTAATACCGAAGATCTTGGCTGGATCATTGAAAATGATGTGGTGCGCCGGGCGTTATATGAAAGAGCCGAGCAGCAATCTGGCATCGATATTATCACCCAGCCGCTCAGTAATATCGCCGTTGGTGACAGTGAAGTGTTTTTAAGCTTTGAGCAGCAGGTTCCGGTTCTGGCAAGGCTGGTCATTGCCGCAGATGGCGGCAACTCCTGGGTGCGTCGGCAATTAAAGTTACCGATGACCTTTCGTGATTACGATCATCAAGCCCTGGTCGCGACCGTTAACGTAGAAAAACACCATGACAATACTGCCTGGCAGGTGTTTTTAGATTCAGGCCCACTGGCACTGTTGCCGCTTTATGATCCCGCATTATGTTCCATTGTCTGGTCGGCACCGCCCGAGAAGGTTGAATACTTAAAAGCACTTAGCGAAACCGAATTTAATAAAGCCATTACCGGAGTGACCGATGGCAAGCTGGGGTTAGTAACCTTGCAATCGGAGCGGTTAAGCTTTCCTTTGAAAATGCAATTAGTCGATAACTTTGTGCAGCAAAAAGTCGTTCTGATTGGCGATGCGGCGCATACCATTCATCCGCTGGCAGGGCAGGGGGTAAATCTTGGCCTTCAGGACGCCAAAGCCTTAGCTAAAACTTTAGAGATGGTGTTTTCTACCCAAAACCCCGAGCAGGTGTTTTCACAAGCGAAAAGCCAGAGTCTGCTGAATAAAAAACTTGGCGAATTTTCCCGTTTTCGCAAAGCTGAAGCAACACAAATGGTCGTTGCCATGGCGTCAATTAAGCAGGGGTTTGCGGTGCAACAAAAGCTCCCTAAGTTTATTCGCGGCCTGGGCATGCGCGCTTTGAATAACCTGCCGCTGTTAAAACAACAGTTGGTGAAAAAAGCGATGGGGAAATAG
- a CDS encoding 5-formyltetrahydrofolate cyclo-ligase has protein sequence MKEFDYFSLRNELKQKRKALSLTEQSLAAEQLSLSLQSYCRTKNITRVAGYIAANGEIDLAPFFTWCDESHIQVCVPVLHPFSKGHLLFLQYDKNTPMITNRYQLKEPQLDVGKVIPTQQIDLLVTPLVGFDINGNRLGMGGGYYDRTLASNPALQDKAIGVAHKCQQVESLKPQPWDIPLKKIIAV, from the coding sequence ATGAAAGAATTCGATTATTTTTCGCTTCGCAACGAGCTCAAACAAAAACGCAAGGCACTGTCGTTAACAGAGCAATCCCTAGCGGCAGAACAACTTTCTTTATCACTGCAATCATACTGCCGGACAAAAAACATCACTAGGGTTGCAGGCTATATCGCGGCCAATGGGGAAATCGATTTAGCCCCGTTTTTTACCTGGTGCGATGAAAGCCATATTCAGGTTTGCGTGCCGGTGTTGCACCCGTTTAGCAAGGGGCATTTGTTATTTCTGCAATACGACAAAAATACACCAATGATCACCAATCGCTACCAGTTAAAGGAACCGCAATTAGACGTTGGCAAAGTCATCCCAACGCAGCAAATTGATTTACTGGTAACACCTTTGGTGGGTTTTGATATAAACGGCAACCGGTTAGGGATGGGCGGCGGTTATTACGATAGAACCTTAGCGTCTAACCCTGCTTTACAAGACAAGGCTATCGGCGTTGCTCACAAGTGTCAGCAAGTTGAAAGCTTAAAACCACAACCCTGGGACATTCCGCTAAAAAAAATCATCGCTGTTTGA
- the serA gene encoding phosphoglycerate dehydrogenase has translation MTRQSLHKDKIRILLLEGVHPSAVETLKDNGYSNIEYLKSSLPDEELKEKIANVHFVGIRSRTQLSDDVLSHAKKLAAIGCFCIGTNQVDLAAAQIRGIPVFNAPFSNTRSVAELVIGELLLLFRGVPEKSALAHRGEWLKSAAGSVEARGKTLGIIGYGHIGTQLGILAEHLGMRVKFYDIETKLPLGNASPCRSLKELLNCADVVSLHVPETVDTQDMISTEQFAQMKDGVIFINASRGTVVDIDALAAAVKSKKVGGAAIDVFPVEPKSNDDEFISPLREFDNVILTPHIGGSTQEAQENIGIEVASKIIKYSDNGSTVSAVNFPEVSLPANVDRSRLFHIHHNRPGVLTQINQAFADRGINIASQYLQTDDKIGYVVIDLDSKDSDTALKELKAIEGTIRARLIH, from the coding sequence ATGACCCGACAATCGCTGCACAAAGATAAAATTCGTATTTTATTGCTTGAAGGCGTGCACCCAAGTGCCGTAGAAACGTTAAAAGACAACGGTTATAGCAACATTGAATATCTGAAAAGCTCATTGCCAGACGAAGAGCTGAAAGAAAAGATCGCCAATGTGCACTTTGTAGGTATTCGTTCACGGACGCAATTGTCGGACGACGTATTAAGCCATGCGAAAAAACTGGCGGCGATCGGCTGCTTCTGTATTGGTACTAACCAGGTGGATTTAGCGGCCGCGCAAATTCGTGGTATTCCGGTATTCAACGCGCCATTTTCCAACACCCGTTCTGTTGCTGAGCTGGTCATTGGCGAATTGTTATTACTATTTCGTGGCGTTCCGGAAAAAAGCGCTCTTGCCCACCGTGGCGAATGGTTAAAATCGGCAGCGGGTTCTGTTGAAGCCCGCGGCAAAACCTTAGGTATCATTGGTTACGGTCATATCGGTACACAACTAGGTATTCTCGCTGAGCACTTAGGTATGCGAGTAAAGTTTTACGATATCGAAACTAAATTACCGTTAGGAAATGCCAGCCCGTGCCGCAGCCTGAAAGAACTGCTTAATTGTGCCGATGTGGTTTCATTACATGTACCAGAAACCGTCGACACTCAGGATATGATCAGCACTGAGCAATTTGCACAGATGAAAGATGGCGTTATTTTCATTAATGCTTCTCGCGGTACTGTGGTGGATATCGATGCCCTGGCAGCAGCGGTGAAAAGCAAAAAGGTGGGAGGCGCTGCTATCGACGTATTCCCGGTTGAGCCAAAATCGAACGACGATGAGTTCATCTCACCGCTTCGTGAATTCGATAACGTTATCCTGACGCCTCATATTGGTGGCAGTACTCAGGAAGCTCAGGAAAACATCGGCATTGAAGTTGCCAGCAAAATCATTAAATACTCAGACAATGGTTCTACGGTTTCTGCAGTTAACTTCCCGGAAGTATCGCTACCAGCAAACGTCGATCGTTCCCGTTTATTCCATATCCACCATAACCGCCCGGGTGTGTTAACTCAGATCAACCAGGCGTTTGCAGACCGCGGCATTAACATCGCTTCACAGTACCTGCAAACCGACGACAAAATCGGTTATGTGGTTATCGACCTGGATTCCAAAGACAGTGAC